TTCCTTGATACCCAGAGCATGCGCTTTGGCACGGGCTGGTTCAACTTCTTCACCCTGGCCGATGTCGGCAGTAAAAGTGACTACTTCACACTGATATTGATCCTGCAACCACTTGGCAATTACAGAAGTATCTAGGCCACCTGAGTAGGCTAGAACCACTTTTTTTACTTCTGACATTTCTATCCCCATTATGATTAAAATTGGCGATTAGCAGCCATCAGACCGACACCCTTAGCGGCCTGATATTTTCGGGAGTTATCCTAGCATGCAAAAAGCGGACAAGGGATATCAAGCAGGAAAGATTAGTAATTTTTTTTACGTTTCAGCCGCACATAAACCCGACGGTTCTCAGAGCGACCTTTCTCAGTAAGGTTATTGGCAATCGGCCGGTCATAGCCGTAGTTTTTAATCACAAATCGCTTAGCATCTAAGCCATTGCGTGCCAGGAAATTTTGCACTCGCTGGGCACGCTTTCGTGACAAGGCCCAGTTATAACGCTTCACACCAATTGCATCGGTGTGCGCTTCTATTCGCACCACCACGCTCGGGTCAACTTCTAAATATTGGCGCACCTGCTCCAAACGGTCTTTGGATGATTCATTTAGGCGAGTGCTGTCATAAGCAAAGCGAATCACCGAATCACTCACTTGCGGGAAGCGATAAGGCAGCAATGAAGTGACGCAACTTTGCCAGTCACGCCAACCTTGGCGAAAACCCACCGTCGACAGTGCCACCTGATATTTTTGCTGCGCTGAAATGGGATCTTTAAAACTGAAAGTTGGAAACAATCCGCGGCGCAGTTCAGAGATCACTCGATAACTCTGGTCAGCATTCAGATTAATCGGCATCGTTCCCGGCGCCATTGCCAGCTGAGCCAGTACTTTTCCTGACGCGCCATGCATCCATGGCGGCGGCATACTGCGCACCGTCACCGTTGGTAATTGGTCTGGCTTATCAAAGGTTTTCATATAAAAGCCTTCAGGGCCATTGCCCGACTGCCGATAAAAATTTGCCACACCATAACCGGGCACCGGATGACTCAGTCTGCACTCTAAAGGCGTGCTGACCGTCATTTCCCAGCGAGAGTTGTTTAACGGCGCTTCGTAGCTGCGAATGGTAGCTTCAGCAACCGCTGGCACCATCATCGTTATCAACATGCTGGAAAGTAGTGACCGAATGTGGACATTATTTTTCATCACACTAACTATCGGCAGCGACTAAAAAATCTTTACTATAAAAATCAATTTCGTTTAGCCCTGCTCATTCGTTAGAATCTCGGCTAAAATGAGCCACCGCCCGCCAACCAGTACAGAAACATGTCGACAACAAGCATTAAAATGACCCGTCCTGATGACTGGCATATTCATCTGCGGGATGGCGAAATGCTATCTGATACGGCTAATGACGCCGCTAGCCAGTTTGCCCGGGCGATTATCATGCCCAATCTCAAACCACCGGTCACCACCACCGAACATGCTTTGGCGTATCATCAACGCATTATGCAAGCGCTGCCCCAAGGCAGTCAGTTCCAACCGCTGATGACGTTATATTTAACCAACAACACTTCGCCTGATGAAATCATTAAGGCCAAGCAAAGTGGTTTAGTGCATGCGGTGAAACTTTACCCGGCTGGCGCTACCACTAATTCTGATGCTGGCGTAACTGATTTGTCACAGGTTGACGATGTACTTGCCGCGATGGCCGAAGTAGATATGCCGCTGCTGGTTCACGGTGAAGTCACCGAGCCAGAGATTGATATTTTTGATCGGGAAAAAGTATTTATTGAGCGACATTTGGTGCCACTGACCCAGCGCCACAGCAATTTAAAGCTGGTACTGGAACATATCACCACCGCTCAGGCGGCAGAATTTGTCAGTCAGTCATCTAACAATGTTGCCGCTACCATTACCGCCCACCATTTGTTATTAAATCGCAATCATTTATTGGCTGGTGGCATTCGCCCACATCATTACTGCTTGCCAGTTCTGAAACGGGAGACCCATCGCCAGGCATTGGTTAAAGCTGCAATTAGCGGCGATTCAAGTTTCTTTCTTGGTACCGATAGCGCACCGCATGTCATTGGTGCCAAGGAAAGCAGTTGCGGCTGCGCCGGTATTTATACTGCCAAGCACGCAATTGAACTGTATGCCAGCGCATTTGAAAAAGCTGATGCATTGAACCAACTGGAAGCTTTTGCCAGTCATTTCGGTGCCGATTTTTATCAGCTACCCAGAAATACTCAGCAGATCACCTTGCAGCGCAAGCCGCAAATTATTCCTGCTGAACTACCACTGGGTGGCCAAACCGTCAGACCTTTGTTTGCCGGAGAGACCCTAGATTGGAGTTGCAATTCCTGATGTCCGATAACCAAGCTTCTTTTACTTACAACAAAGAAATGGGCAAGCGTTTTCGCGGATTTTTGCCAGTAGTCATCGATGTTGAAAGTGGCGGTTTTAACGCCAAAAAAGATGCATTACTGGAAATTGCCGCAGTCATTGTTCACATGAACGATGACGGCGATTTAGAACCAGCAGAAACCATTCATTTTCATGTTGAACCCTTTGAAGGCGCCAACATTGATAAAGCCGCAATTGACTTTAATGGCATAGATCCATGGCACCCGTTCCGCTTTGCAATTAAAGAAGACAAAGCGATTGAACAAATATTTGCGCCGGTACGCGCGGCCATTAAAGCCAGCGGCTGCACCCGTGCCGTATTGGTCGGGCACAATGCCGGCTTCGATTTAGGCTTTGTGCATGCTGCGGCAGAACGCGCCAAAATAAAGCGCAATCCGTTCCACCCTTTTAGCACCCTTGATACCGCTGCTTTAAGTGGCTTGGTTTATGGCCAAACCGTATTGGCTCGTGCAGTGCGCGCCGCCGGTATTCATTTTGATGCCAAGGAAGCTCACTCCGCAAAATATGACACAGTGAAAACTGCCGAATTATTCTGCGCTTTAGTGAACCGTTATAAAGCATTAGGCGGCTGGCCATTAGAGCAAGCAAGTGACAGCGATCCAGCTGAACAAAGCGCTAATGTTCAGGAAAAATCGGATACTGATATAGAAACACAAGCGGATTAATCCACGCCCTGTGTGATATAAAAACCACATAGAAACGCCAGTCAATCGACTGGCGTTTTTTTGATCATCGACAATCTTAAAAAACAAAAAAAACCGACACTAGATGTCGGTTTTTTTGTCTGGTTCGACAGCTGAGAATTAAAAATTACAGCAGTGCAGATTCCAAAGCAATTTCGATCATTTCATCAAAGCTGTTCTGGCGCGCTTCAGCATCCAGAGCTTCACCGGTACGGATATGGTCAGAAATGGTGCAAATTGCTAAGCCTTTTGCGCCGAATTCAGCACAAACGCCGTACAAGCCTGCAGCCTCCATTTCAACACCGTAAACACCGTGCTTTTCCATGCAATCGAACATGGTTGGATCTGGGTTGTAAAACAAGTCAGCCGAGAAAAGATTACCAACCATTGGGTTAGAACCTTTAGTACGCGCTGCAGCCACTGCTTTTTCCAGCAAACTGAAGTCAGCGATTGCGGCAAAATCAAAACCTTTAAAGCGCATGCGGTTTACATTTGAATCGGTGCAAGCGCCCATACCAATGACAACGTCGCGAACTTTAACGTCTTTAGAGATTGCACCAGCACTGCCTACACGGATCAAATTCTTCACACCGTATTCGGTGATCAGTTCTTTGTAATAGATAGAGGCGGATGGAATACCCATGCCTGAACCCATGATTGAAATACGCTTACCTTTATAGGTGCCGGTATAACCAAACATGTTACGAACGTCAGTTACCAGCTCTGCATTTTCCAAAAATTTTTCTGCAACATACTGGGCACGCAGTGGATCGCCCGGTAATAAACAGGTTTCAGCAAAAGCGCCAGACTTAGCATTAATATGTGGTGTTGCCATGATTTAACTCCAGATACTTCCCTATCGGAAAAACAATATCAAAAGGAGCGATTACTCGCCCCTTTCTTGATGCATTAGATATGTTGATTAAGCGCTATATGCCAGCAGCGTCAGAAAGAAGCCAGCAATTGCAGCACTCATCAAGTTTGAAAGCGAGCCAGCAGCTACTGCTTTCAGACCCATGCGAGCAATATCACCACGACGGCTTGGAGCTAGTGAGCCCAGACCACCTAACAAAATGGCAATAGAAGATAGGTTAGCAAAGCCACACAGAGCGAAGATTACGATTGCCTGAGTATGAGCAGACAGGGTTTCCTTCATTCCGATGAAATCAATGTAAGCAACAAACTCGTTTACGATGATTTTTTGGCCAATCAAACTACCCGCTTGAGTCGCTTCAGCCCATGGCACACCAATTACCCATGCCAGAGGAGCGAATACGTAGCCGAGTATAACCTGCAGCGTTAAATTCTCCATACCAAACCAACCCGCAATGCCACCAATCATGCCATTGATCATGGCGATCAATGCAATAAAGGCGATCAACATCGCACCCACGTTAGCTGCCAAACGCATACCACCGGAAGCACCTGTCGCTGCTGCATCTAAAACGTTAGCAGGTTTGTCCGCTTCATCTTCAACGATATCGGCAGCCTGGTCTTGAGGAACCTCAGTTTCAGGCTTGATGATTTTCGCCATCATCAGGCCGCCTGGAGCAGCCATGAAACTTGCAGCGATCAGATATTTCAATTCAATACCCAAACCGGCATAACCTGCCAATACAGAACCTGCAACCGAAGCCAAACCACCGACCATAATCGCGAACAATTCTGAATTCGTCATTTTGGCAATAAAAGGCTTAACCACTAAAGGTGCTTCAGTCTGACCAACAAAAATATTTGCTGTTGCAGATAAAGATTCAGTACGGCTAGTGCCCAACGCTTTTTGCAGTGCGCCACCTAAAATATTAACGACTTTCTGCATTACACCTAGGTAATAAAGAACCGAGATTAAAGCAGAGAAGAAAATAATAATGGGCAATACATTGATTGCAAAGATAAAGCCAACTTTAAATCTAGCTAAATCACCAAACAGAAAGCCAATACCGTCATTTGCATAAATGATAATATTGCTCACAGCACCAGAGATAGACTCCAACACAGATTGACCGAAGGGAACATACAGAACGAAAGCACCGAAACACACTTGTATCGCGAAAGCGCCACCAACCGTACGTAACTTGATGGCTTTGCGATTATCAGAAAGCAACAGAGCAAGGCCAATCAGAACGGCCATGCCAATTAAGCTCATTATAAGCTGCATAATACTTATCAACTCCTAAGATTATCTAGTAAACCATCGGGCACCGATACCCATATAATATGAGGGCATCTAGGGACGCTCGAGGCGATGCCATTTTGATTCCTTTCATCAGAATCTTTCCTGACTTGGGGCGGTTTTTTCTGAGAAAAAATATTTTTTAATAAACACTCCCCCACTCAACAAAACTACAACTATCTCAATCTAATAGTAAAAATCAGCTTCCAAAAATACTAAGTCACGGTTTTTTATAAAAACAAATCAACGACCAATACTTTAAAAAACTTTATTTAAAAAAGAGACATTACTGGAAGAGAATTTCAACCCAACAAAATTTGATATTAACCTGACAGAAAAGCAGGTGATTTTTTTATTTAATTAACCAATTATTTAATTAATAACCAGAGGTAAAGCAAAGGTTGTCACTTGGAGAGAATAATCGACTCACTAACATTAACAGAAGTCGTCGTAATATCACTGCTCTCGAATCTTCACTTTTAACAAAACCACGCTCTACAGCCACTACTTGCAAACCCACTATTCGTTGAGTCTGACTGACAGGAAACAGATCAAGCCAAAATTCGAGCAGAGCCGAGCAATAACAAAGATTAAAGGTTATTTAAAAACAGATGGATAGCAGAAGATGAAAATCAAACGGATAAGATAAAAGTAGAATGAACAAACCAAACAAGAGAAAAAAAACAAGGGGTGCTGCCACACCCCCAGAGACTGCTATCTGGAGTTCGAGGGGTCAAACCCAGATTTTACCGCGTAGGAGAGAGCCAATCGCGCCCTACCGCAATCGACATGCGAATGATAACAGTTATCATTTGCATGTCAAACCTCATATATATACGCATCGGCTTCCTGCCTCCTTGCGCCATACATTCCGTCCATGGAAATAAAAAAGCCGAGCAATGTGCTCGGCTTTTTTTATAGTGCTATGAAGCTTGTTTAGCTGGATTTACAGCTTGTCAGCTTCTTCTGACAGGTAGCTCGCAACGCCGGTAGGAGATGCATCCATACCCTTATCGCCTTTGCTCCAACCTGCAGGGCAAACTTCGCCGTGCTCTTCGTGGAACTGTAGCGCGTCAACTATACGGATCAGCTCATCCATGTTACGACCTAATGGCAGGTCATTAACGATTTGTGAGCGAACAACGCCGTTTTTGTCGATGATGAATGCGCCACGGAAAGCAACGCCGCCATCTGATTCAACGTCGTATGACTTACAGATACCGTGAGTCATGTCAGCAGCTAAGGTGTACTTAACTGGGCCGATACCACCCTGATCTACAGGAGTATTACGCCATGCGTTGTGGCTGAAATGTGAATCGATAGAAACACCGATAACTTCAACACCGCGCTCTTTGAACTGTTCCATACGGTGATCCAGAGCAATTAGCTCTGAAGGACATACGAAAGTGAAGTCCAGTGGATAAAAGAATACCAGGCCGTACTTGCCATCGATTGCAGTTGACAGCGTGAACTCATCAACAATCTCGCCATTACCTAATACTGCAGGAACGGTAAAGTCAGGGGCTTTCTTACCAACCAGAACACTCATTTTTATCTCCTAATTAGAATTTTCAATATTCAGTATTTGAACGATTTGGGAGCAACTCCCGAATCAATGAGCAACAGCCTATACCAAAAACTTGATAAATAGTTATTTGGAATTTTCTATGATACCGATTGATACAGCCAATCATTGTTACTTTCAAACCAACACTTAAAAAACCCATTAAAAAAAACACAAACTAACAAATACTTACACCGCCGCTTCTTCAATAGAGAGCGAAACCGTCATATTAAAAGTGGTTATTGCATAAAACGAACAATCATACGCAAAAAAAAATGGCTGACACTCTATATAGAGCACCAACCATTTTTTTAGCAGCAGGCTCTTTAAAAAAGCCCGATTCAATTATTCTGAATCTGGTGCTGCTTGGTCAATCAAGGTTTTCAGCTCACCGTTTTCGTACATCTCGGTGATAATATCGCAACCGCCAACCAACTCACCTTTAACCCATAACTGAGGGAATGTAGGCCACTCGGCATATTCTGGCAAAGTCTGGCGAATCGCTGGGTTTTCCAGAATATTAACAAACGCAAATTTCTGGCCACAAGCCATCAAAGCTTGGGACGATCGCGCTGAAAAGCCGCACTGAGGCATCTGAGGAGATCCCTTCATGTAAAGCAAAATCGTGTTTTGCTCGATCTGTTGTTTGATCTGATCAACTACAGCCTGATCCATGTTCCACCTCGATAACAGCCTCCCGAAATGGGAGCGCGATAAAAATTTGCAGCATTTTAACTCAGCCAGCGCACCGGGTCAGCCACAATATTCATAGGGGTACTCAGTTCCCCCGCCTTTTGTCTGCCCGTCATTACCAATTAGAACAACTCATAAAATTGTCAAAACCGGAAAAACCATCATAAAACGATCATCTTGCTTAACAATCTTCTAATACGAAGCGTTTAGAGGTAACGATTACTACCCCTTACGACTGGAAATTGATCTCGATCAGTATACAATCGCTGCATACATTTCGGTACTGCCACCGAATCGCGAACAAAATAAACGATCTCAGGAGAGAATCATGGCTTTTGAATTGCCTGCACTGCCTTATGCAAAAGACGCTCTGCAACCACATATTTCTGCAGAAACTCTGGACTTCCACCACGGTAAGCACCATGCAACTTACGTTGCCAAGTTAAATGGCCTGGTTGACGGTACTGATATGGCAGACAAGAGCCTGGAAGAGATCATCAAGAGCTCAACCGGCCCTGTATTTAACAATGCAGCTCAAATCTGGAACCACACTTTCTACTGGAACAGCTTGAGCCCAAATGGCGGCGGCGAGCCAACAGGTGAACTGGCTGCAGCCATCACTAAAGCATTTGGTTCTTTTGCAGAATTCCAAACTCAGTTTAACGACAAAGCAGTGAACAACTTCGGTTCTAGCTGGACTTGGTTAGTAAAGAATGCCGATGGTTCTTTAGAAATCGTTAATACCAGCAATGCTGCAACACCTATCACTGGCGACCAAACGCCTCTGATCACGGTTGATTTGTGGGAACACGCTTACTACATTGACTATCGCAATGTACGCCCTAACTACTTAAATGGTTTCTGGGCATTAGCAAACTGGGAATTCGCTTCTGCGAACTTCGCAGCGTAATTTCTTTTAAAGTAGCGAGCCTTTAAAGCGAGTTACTTTGAAAATAAAAAACCGCTAGAGTGTAAAAACTTTGGTGGTTTTTTTTATTTTATCCAGCCTAAAAAGTTGATTCACCAGCAACTCCCTCGCATCCATTACAAGTACAAACTCTTTTAAACGCGCGTACCACATTGATTACTTCAATGTACGCTATCAATACTTGGAAGGTTTTTGAGAACTGGCAAACCAATAATTCTGCCAGGCATAATTTACTTTATAATCTTGTCTGATCATCAACAACAATCAAGCATCTCGCTAGTCAAACAGAGAACTATCTCCTAGTCCGTTCACCCAAAGCTGCTTCAGTAATTCTGCATATTTCTCTAATGCATTTCTGCTTCCTACTGCGCGGTGAAACTTATTTCCGCCACGGCTCATAGTTTGCATCCAGCCATGCTTGTCAATATCGAGTCGGTCAATAATTGGAGGGAGTGAGGGATCCATAGCAGTTTTTCCTTTGCGGATAATTCGCGCTGTCTGATCAACCAGTTCCAAATAATCTTTATAAGAGAACGGAATCTTTTCCTGCAAAGGATCTTTGCTATGAAATGGTTTAAGTTTTGGCTTTACACTAGTTTGTTTAAACGCTTTTAGGTTCGTCTTTTTTGTCGAATTTCGTTTTCTTTGGATTCGCTGTTGAATCGAAGTGTATTCAGACTGCTCAGGCGTTTTAGCTATACCTGCTCGAAGTGGGTTTAGGTCGACATAGGCCATGCACGTTAAAATAGCTTGCTGATCAAGCAGTGCTTGCACTTTAAAACGCCCTTCCCAGAAGTGACCAGTACATTCATCTTCCGCATTGGCCATTCTTGCTAGTGGCTCATTTAAACTGCGCATAAACCAGCTAATATCAGTTAATCTTGCTCGGTACTCTTCAACAAAACTTTCCGCATATTTCACTTCAGATGGCATTAAATTATCGCCGGCCAAATATCGCTGAACAATCTCTGGGCCTTGGTAAACCTTGCACCAACGTTGCAGTACCTCATCACCGCGCCAAGACATAGCTTTTTCTTTATTAACACAAAGCACTAAATGATAGTGGTTACTCATCACCGCATAACTAGCAATTTCAATAGAAAATGCATTTGCTAATAATGCCAGTCGTTTTACAATCCAGTCACGACGATGCTCAAAACTTTCACCGGTATCAGGATCAACCCCACATAACCACGCTTTGCGACATACCCTACTCACGCAGTGGAACCAATGACAATAATCTAGGTTCATAGCAGAGCGACGAGGGCCAACACGGGCAATTTCTACCTTATTGGTGTCACGAGCAGAAATATTGTTTTTGGAATCAACAGAAATGTTTGATGATGCGGAATTAAAATTATGACCTGTCATAGCACTGCTTACCTACGCTATTGAAGTTCCACTAGCATAGAAAACAAAAGCCCTGCTGAAAAATTAAAATAATTAATCTTCATCAGGGCTGTATTAATAAAATTATGCCTGGCAGGTTTTTCTGGTGGATAGCAATGTTCTCCTTAATTAATAGCCTTCAACTATCAGCTCTAAGCACAACCTAAATTTTTCTAATATTTCTTTGTGATTGTAAGACTTTAGCTTGCAACTTCCAGCCCCTGTTAATTCAACTAAAGCTTGAATATCATTACTATATTTTAGGTTAAATTTAACATTATCTATCTTGTGCCTTCGGTTCGATATTAATTCTTCAAAATCAGTACGTATATCCTTTTTCCCTGATACGCTAATTTTCGCGAGGCCACCAACAGGAGTATGAATGCCCAAAGAAGATATATGTGTAATAGTTGTCCTACCCAGCTGGCTTTCTATTTGCTGCAACCATTTTAGAGGATCGACATCAATATCTGCTACCACAACCCCTAACCCTAACAAATTATGCAACTTTGCTAGAAATTTCCGAAGTGAACGAGGTGGTTCCGTTATACATAATAATTTAGAACCGTTCTGCCAATTAAATTTACACGTGTAATACGCTACAGTCGTTTGCTCTGATTGATTACCAAAAGGATCTGTTACTATGGATTTTCCTATGATTTTTTCAATATATCGACCAGATAAAAAATTTTTCCCAGAAGAATTCAATAAAAAACCTTCACCTTTATCATCAGAGTACTGTTCAGCTAATAATCGAGTAGTTACTATATCTAATGACAATGGCAATTCAGAGTACAACCATTTGGCCTTAATCATGAGCTAGGCTCCGTATTTAGTTTTTATATCATCATGCGCTCGTTCAGCAGCATCCTTTAGAAGAGAGTTTAATTCATTATTTTCTATATGTGTAGTAGCTCTTCTTTTAACATTATGCATCGCTGTTCTTTCATTGTAATTAAATATCCCACGGACGGCATAATTAAATTCCGTACAAGATTTCGGCGTTCCGAATTGAGCCTCAAGTTCAGCCTTGTCTCCAAACCTAATTAATGAATCTACAGTCCATATTATTTTACAAATAAAGAAACCTCTTTTATGCAACTGATTAAACTCTTGTGAATCTAATACGCCTTGCCCTGCTAGGGCTGCTTTGTTGATATACCCAGCCAAACGCGCATCCTGCTTATCATCTTCACTTAGCTCATCTAGCTCATCTACTTGGTGATAAACATCAACACTAGATACATTATCAAATGAGTACCCTTTAATATTTCGAATCAAAAAATCAAAAAACTCACTTCTTATTTTAGCTTCTGAAAAACCTTCAAGTGATATTACTGATTCTTCTAATTTTGTCAGATTCTGACCTATTAGAACTGTTTTCACTCTATCTGAAATCTCTTTAGCTTTCTTGTTAGCTGGTCTTTTAATTGTAACTTCTTCACCTTTTTTCTCTAGCTCAACTACACATTTTTTAACTGTTCTCTGTCTTAATTCTGTTTTAGTGAAATCAGTATCTATGTAAGTTACAACGAGACTAGTACTACTTCCTTTTTTTATTATTTTAACAGAATCTTCTATGCCAATATTGGCTTTGACAGTATTGCAAGCTTTCATTATTTGTTCATTACTTATCTCTCCTTTCATAACAGAATGTGTAGTTTTTTCGTAACCATTCAGCACAATTTAATATAAAAATCGCTTGACAGGTTTTTTGATATTTTCCCGAATTTAAGCACCTCTTTCAGAATACCACTTAAACGCCGCATTAAACTGCTATTAACACACCTGATTATCAATGTTTTTTGCTCAGAATAGCGCATCAGCATTCCGCTTCTAAAAAGTCGCCACAGTAAGCCTCAGAGACAAAAAAACCACCCTGAAAACCTGTGCGATAATAACCGAATGGACTCAATCGAAATTAATAAAACCATCGCTGAAACCGAGCGATTGTTAGCCAAAAGCAAAAGCTTACCGCCCGAACTGGTGGCGATGGTTCGTATGCTGATGCTCGTCGTTAAGATATTGCTTGATAGCAAAGGGCTAAACAGCAAAAACTCCAGCATTCCGCCATCGGCAGATCCTAATCGAGAAAAGAAATCGCGCGCCAAAAGCAATAAAAACCCAGGCGGGCAGCCTGGCCATAAAGGCAGTAATTTATCACCGGTGAAAGACCCAGATGAAGTGCTGGATATTACGATTGATCGTAGCCAATTGCCGAAAGGAAAATACCGTGTTGTTGGCAGTGAAAGCCGCCAAGTAGTTGATGTTCGTATTACCCGATATGTCACCGAATATCGGGCGCAGATTCTACAAGACGAGCAGGGTAACCAGTTTGTTGCTGAGTTTCCGCAAGGGGTCACTCGGCCAATACAATATGGCAATGAGTTTAAAGCCAACGCGGTTTATATGTCGAGCTACCAGCTGATTCCTTATGAACGGACTCAAAAGCACTTCGCTGAGATATTGGATGCGCCAATCAGCACCGGTAGCCTTGCCAATTTTAATCAGGAAGCTTTTCATCGACTGAAGCCATTTGCTCAGTTAGTACCGGCTATTTTGCGTGCTGGAGATTTGATTCATGCCGATGAAACCGGCGTCAATATCAATGGTAAACGAAAGTGGCTACATGTCGCGAGCAATGACCGCTGGACGTGGATTGAAGCGCATGAATCAAGAGGTATCGAGGCAATGGAAGCGATCGACATCTTGCCTAAATTTACCGGTTTATTGGTACACGATCACTGGAAAAGCTACTACCGATTTGTGCTGTGCTTGCATGTATTGTGTAACGCCCATCATGTACGTGAATTGGCGCGAGCCCATGAGCAAGATGGCCAGCAGTGGGCCAAGGCAATGGAAGATCTGCTTTATGAAATGAATACAGCAGTCAATGAGGCGGGGGGTGAGTTGGATGAAAAGCAGTGTCAAAAATGGGTGAAGCGATATCGAAAAATATTAAAAGCAGGTGATCGGGAATGCCCGGCACCTGAGCCAAAAAAAGCGGATAAAAAAGGTCAATTAAAACGAGGGAAATTAGCACGAAGTAAATCGAGAAATTTATTAGAGCGGCTGCGGGATTTTGAAGCAGACGTGCTGCGGTTTATGAGTAATACCCGAGCACCGTTTACCAATAATCAGGGTGAACGGGACTTCCGTATGAGCAAGGTTCAGCAGAAGATATCAGGCTGCTTCCGCTCATGGGATGGCGTGAAAGCGTATTGCAGAATCCGGAGCTATATATCGACCTGCCAAAAAAATGGGGTCGGTGTTGGGGAAGCTTTGTCGTTATTATTTGCGGGTAAATGGCCGGACTTTATTCAGGAGAAATTGGATCGGTTGGTGTGACATGCTGAATGGTTACGTTTTTTCTTTCCTGTTAGGGTTTTCTAATTGCTTGCAAAGCCAAAGATAATCATGGTAATCAAGAGTTAATGAAGAAATAATACTGACAAGTTCATTTTTTTCAATA
This sequence is a window from Pelagibaculum spongiae. Protein-coding genes within it:
- a CDS encoding flagellar protein MotY — encoded protein: MKNNVHIRSLLSSMLITMMVPAVAEATIRSYEAPLNNSRWEMTVSTPLECRLSHPVPGYGVANFYRQSGNGPEGFYMKTFDKPDQLPTVTVRSMPPPWMHGASGKVLAQLAMAPGTMPINLNADQSYRVISELRRGLFPTFSFKDPISAQQKYQVALSTVGFRQGWRDWQSCVTSLLPYRFPQVSDSVIRFAYDSTRLNESSKDRLEQVRQYLEVDPSVVVRIEAHTDAIGVKRYNWALSRKRAQRVQNFLARNGLDAKRFVIKNYGYDRPIANNLTEKGRSENRRVYVRLKRKKNY
- the pyrC gene encoding dihydroorotase; protein product: MSTTSIKMTRPDDWHIHLRDGEMLSDTANDAASQFARAIIMPNLKPPVTTTEHALAYHQRIMQALPQGSQFQPLMTLYLTNNTSPDEIIKAKQSGLVHAVKLYPAGATTNSDAGVTDLSQVDDVLAAMAEVDMPLLVHGEVTEPEIDIFDREKVFIERHLVPLTQRHSNLKLVLEHITTAQAAEFVSQSSNNVAATITAHHLLLNRNHLLAGGIRPHHYCLPVLKRETHRQALVKAAISGDSSFFLGTDSAPHVIGAKESSCGCAGIYTAKHAIELYASAFEKADALNQLEAFASHFGADFYQLPRNTQQITLQRKPQIIPAELPLGGQTVRPLFAGETLDWSCNS
- the rnt gene encoding ribonuclease T, encoding MSDNQASFTYNKEMGKRFRGFLPVVIDVESGGFNAKKDALLEIAAVIVHMNDDGDLEPAETIHFHVEPFEGANIDKAAIDFNGIDPWHPFRFAIKEDKAIEQIFAPVRAAIKASGCTRAVLVGHNAGFDLGFVHAAAERAKIKRNPFHPFSTLDTAALSGLVYGQTVLARAVRAAGIHFDAKEAHSAKYDTVKTAELFCALVNRYKALGGWPLEQASDSDPAEQSANVQEKSDTDIETQAD
- the deoD gene encoding purine-nucleoside phosphorylase, encoding MATPHINAKSGAFAETCLLPGDPLRAQYVAEKFLENAELVTDVRNMFGYTGTYKGKRISIMGSGMGIPSASIYYKELITEYGVKNLIRVGSAGAISKDVKVRDVVIGMGACTDSNVNRMRFKGFDFAAIADFSLLEKAVAAARTKGSNPMVGNLFSADLFYNPDPTMFDCMEKHGVYGVEMEAAGLYGVCAEFGAKGLAICTISDHIRTGEALDAEARQNSFDEMIEIALESALL
- a CDS encoding NupC/NupG family nucleoside CNT transporter, encoding MQLIMSLIGMAVLIGLALLLSDNRKAIKLRTVGGAFAIQVCFGAFVLYVPFGQSVLESISGAVSNIIIYANDGIGFLFGDLARFKVGFIFAINVLPIIIFFSALISVLYYLGVMQKVVNILGGALQKALGTSRTESLSATANIFVGQTEAPLVVKPFIAKMTNSELFAIMVGGLASVAGSVLAGYAGLGIELKYLIAASFMAAPGGLMMAKIIKPETEVPQDQAADIVEDEADKPANVLDAAATGASGGMRLAANVGAMLIAFIALIAMINGMIGGIAGWFGMENLTLQVILGYVFAPLAWVIGVPWAEATQAGSLIGQKIIVNEFVAYIDFIGMKETLSAHTQAIVIFALCGFANLSSIAILLGGLGSLAPSRRGDIARMGLKAVAAGSLSNLMSAAIAGFFLTLLAYSA
- a CDS encoding peroxiredoxin, producing MSVLVGKKAPDFTVPAVLGNGEIVDEFTLSTAIDGKYGLVFFYPLDFTFVCPSELIALDHRMEQFKERGVEVIGVSIDSHFSHNAWRNTPVDQGGIGPVKYTLAADMTHGICKSYDVESDGGVAFRGAFIIDKNGVVRSQIVNDLPLGRNMDELIRIVDALQFHEEHGEVCPAGWSKGDKGMDASPTGVASYLSEEADKL
- the grxD gene encoding Grx4 family monothiol glutaredoxin, with the translated sequence MDQAVVDQIKQQIEQNTILLYMKGSPQMPQCGFSARSSQALMACGQKFAFVNILENPAIRQTLPEYAEWPTFPQLWVKGELVGGCDIITEMYENGELKTLIDQAAPDSE
- a CDS encoding Fe-Mn family superoxide dismutase; the protein is MAFELPALPYAKDALQPHISAETLDFHHGKHHATYVAKLNGLVDGTDMADKSLEEIIKSSTGPVFNNAAQIWNHTFYWNSLSPNGGGEPTGELAAAITKAFGSFAEFQTQFNDKAVNNFGSSWTWLVKNADGSLEIVNTSNAATPITGDQTPLITVDLWEHAYYIDYRNVRPNYLNGFWALANWEFASANFAA